The DNA segment GCCTTTATAATTCGACTCATAATCATAGTAAACTGCATATACCTTACCATTATAATCATCATTATTTTTATAAAAGCTATCCCACATCCCTAGAATTTTATTCATAATATCTTTATCTTCAAAATTATTTGTCCTAACAGTTTTATAAACATACAACTTCATAAAATAACCCCTTTCTTTTTATCTTACCAAAAAATTTACTTTATTGACATTAATCTTCGGAACCCTTAACAATCCCAAAACTTGTCGAATCGTGGGCTTAATAGCTCACGCTCTGCCAACATTCGTCTCCAAATTTAGTTAAGGGTACTTCTCACCATCAATAAATATTCTCGACATAAACTAAAAACTTTGAAAGTATCTCTAACTTTTAAAAATAGAGTCTAAAAAACATTTTCTTAATCGTGATTAAAAAATTGATAAAAAATTACTTATTAAATCTGTCCTTTTTTACCCTTAAAAACCACCTAAATTAATAGGTAAGTTTTTGCGTATTCGTATAATTTAATTTATAGTAACATCAAGATAACAACGTGCTTTAAAAATCAAGACCAAGGTGGTAAAAAAATGATTTATAAATTAAACAATAAGGACGAACAAAAATTAAAGACTTTAGGAGACCTCTGATTAAATTCAAATATAACTACCCATAACTTTATCGATGAAAAATATTGGATTAGTAATTATGAAAATGTTTTAAAAGCCTTTAAAAAAGCTGATATTATTGTTTATACAAGAAATGAAGAAATCATAGGTTTCTGCGGTTTGGTGGATAATTATATAGCAGGAATGTTTGTTGAAAAAAATGAAAGAAATCAAGGGATAGGTGATAAATTAATAAAATACTTGCAAACTGAAAAAGATAATCTATCACTAAAAGTATATCAACAAAACAAAAAAGCAATTAAATTTTATAAACATCATAACTTTAAAATAAAAGAAGAAACCAAAGATGAAACTCAAAACAAAGAATACATAATGTATTGGAATAAGTGATTGTATATTTTGAGGTAAATATGAAATCTAAAAATCATTTTCTAAATCGTGATTAAAAAATTGATAAAAAATTAGATGAAAAGTTAGAAAAAATTACTTATTAAATCTGCCTTTTTTGTCCTTTTTCAAAACAAAAAACCTTGAGTTTTAAAATTTAAAACCCAAGGTTGAAATGTTAGAGTCGTCAAAACCCTTATTTTCCAAACAATTGACCTAATTCTTGAAGTGAAAATACCCCTGTAAAAATCGTTATGATAACTGCAATAATACCTGCAACTAACATCCACGTTGGATGTTTATAATCTCCAACAATCGATCTACGTTTACTCGCAATTAAGATTGTTCCTAAAGTAACCGGTAAAATTAATCCATTTAACGCACCTGCAACGATTAATAATGTTACAGGTTTACCAATAAATAAAAATACGAGAGTAGAAATAACAATAAATGCTATAACGATTAAGTTAGTACGATTATTTAAAGATTTTGTCATAGTTTTTAAGAAAGTTGCACTTGTGTATGCAGAACCAATAACTGATGACATCGCCGCTGCAAATAAAACGATACCAAAAATATTACGACCTATTGGGCCTAATACATGTTCAAATACTGATGCAGGTGGATTATCTGCGTTCAATGCTGCGCCTGTTGTAACTACGCCAAGTACAGCTAAGAATAATAAAGCTCGTAATACACCAGTTGTTAAAATACCAGAAACAGCTGCTTTATTAACGAAAGGTAAGAAAGACTTACCTTCAATACCTGAGTCTAAAATTCTGTGTGCTCCTGCAAATGTGATATAACCCCCAACTGTACCACCAACTAATGTGATAATTGGAAGTACGAGTGCGAGCGGTTTTTCTGGTAATACTAAATGTTGTGCTGCTTCTAAATATGGTGGTTGTGCTTTTACCATTACAAATGCAATGACTACAATCATTAAAATACCAAGGAACATCGTAACGACGTCCATGATTTTTTGTCCACTCTTACTCATAAAGATTGCAATTGATAAAATCGCTGTAATTGCTGCACCAATTTTAACGTCTATCCCAAATATAGCTTGTAGACCTAAACCTGCACCGGCGATATTACCTATGTTAAAGGCAAGACCACCTATGGCTATGAGTACAGAAATAACTGTTCCTAGACCTTTTACAACATCGTTAGCTACTTCTTGTCCACGTTTCCCTGTAACTACTAACACACGCCATATATTAATTTGAGCTCCAATATCTATCAGGATTGATAGTAAAATTGCAAAAGCAAAACTTGAAGCAAATTGTTCAGTGAACACTGCTGTTTGCGTTAAAAACGCAGGCCCAATCGCTGAAGTTGCCATTAAGAATACTGATCCTAATAACAACCTGCGATGGTTTTTCGTAAACTTCGCGTCATTTTCTTTAGGTATTTGTTTTTCTCCCATATATCTTATCCCCCTAATTTCGAAATAGAAATTCCTTCTTTCGTTAATCTTTCTTTGATTTGTGATACAAATTCAACGGCATGAGCGCCATCGCCGTGCACACAAATTGTATCCGCTTCAATATCAATTTTTTTGTTGTTTTTTGAAACAACTTTTTGTGATTTTACCATCATCACGACTTGTTCTATTGCTTGCTCTGTATCTGTAATAACTGCATCACTTTCTTTACGACTTACAAGTTGTCCATCATCCTCATAGCGTCTATCTGCAAATACTTCTGAAGCCGTTGTTAAGCCAACTGCTTTTGCTTCTGAAATTAATAATGTATTAGATAAACCAACGTAAATTAGTGAAGAATCAAAATCATATACCGCTTGTGCAATAGCTTTAGCAATAGCTGCGTCTCTCGCACCCATTTGGTAAAGTGCACCATGTGGTTTAACATGGTTTAGTTTTACGTCGTGAATACGACAGAAACCATTTAATGCACCGAGTTGATAAACAACAATATCGTAAACTTCCTGTGGTGATAAATCCATTTTTCTACGACCAAAACCTTGTATATCAGGCAGACCTGGGTGCGCACCAATTCCAATGCCATGTTCTTTTGCATGCTTTATCGTTTCATTCATTACATCTGGATCTCCAGCATGGAAACCACAAGCTATATTAGCTGAAGTAATGTGAGGGATAATTTGCGCATCGCCACCAAATGAATAATTACCAAATGCTTCTCCTAAATCACAATTTAAATCTATTTGCATTTATGATTCCTCCTTGATAATTTGATGTTTATCTAAGAATTTGATGTCGACATCTTTAGCATCTCCATCAGCATATAATGGGAATGATAAGACTGCATATAAGAAATCAGCAGTTGTCGTAAATCCATCGATGACCATCTCATCTAGTGTCACTTTTAATTTATTGATTGCTAATTGACGATCTTCTGATTTTACGATTACCTTCGCAACTAACGAATCATAATTAGGTGAAACCATGTATCCTTGATATAGTAAACTATCAACACGAACGTTGTGACCTTGTGGTAAATGTAATGCTTTAACTTTACCTGGTGAAGGTTGGAATTGACGTTGTGGATTTTCAGCATTAATTCTCGCTTCTATGACATGCCCATCAAAGATTATGTCTTCTTGTGAGAAAGGTAGCTCGCCATTTTGTAGTAAATAAAGTTGTGCTTTCAATAAGTCTCTATTTGAACGCATTTCAGTGACTGTATGTTCAACCTGAATACGTGCATTCATTTCGATAAAATAGTAAGCATCATCAGTCACGAGGTACTCAATCGTTCCTGCACTTCTATAATTTGAAGCTCGCGCAACTTTAACGGCGTCGTTACACATCGATTCTCTCATTTCATCGGAAATTGCAGCACATGGTGATTCTTCTATGAGCTTTTGATTTTTACGTTGAACTGAACAATCACGTTCACCTAAATGTATGTAATTGTCTTTTCCATCACCAATAACTTGAACTTCTACGTGCTTAGCTACAGGTATAAATGCTTCAACATACACACGATCATCATCAAAGTATTTTTTACCTTCGCTTTTCGCTTCTTTAAATGATTTTGCAAGTTCATCTTCTGATTTAACGATACGGATACCTTTACCGCCACCGCCACTTGCTGCTTTTAATACTAATGGATAGCCAATTTCTTCAGCCAATTCTTTTACTTCTTCTACAGATTTAACATCATTTGTTGAACCTGGAATAATGGGCACACCAGCATTATCAACTGTTTGACGAGCTGTTATTTTATCTCCCATTAACTCCATCGTTTTCTTCGTAGGACCGATAAAGTGGATATCATTTTCTTCAACTTTTTGTGCAAATGATGAACTTTCAGATAAAAATCCATAACCAGGATGAATTGCATTCGCTCCTGTAATATCTGCTGCACTTATGATTCTATCTTGGTTCAAATAACTATCTAATGGATTCGCTTCACCAATACAAATTGCTTGGTCAGCCAAACTAACGTGCAAGCTTGATTCGTCCCCTTTTGCATAAACTGCAACTGTTTCAATATTTAATTCTCTACAAGCACGGATGATTCGAACCGCAATTTCACCTCTGTTTGCAATTAAACAACGATACACTGCAAACGCCCCTTTCTCAAAGTTATTTCACTCTAATAATAGCTTGATCATATTCTACATTCGTACCGTGTGATACTAGAATTTCATCGACTACACCTTCGACATCACTTGTAACTTCATTCATAACTTTCATAGCTTCGATATAACCTACTACGTCACCTTTTTTCACTTCATCGCCAACCTCAATGATTGGATCAGTTAATTCTTTTTCGTCTTGTAAGAAGAATGTACCAACCATTGGTGATTTAACTTCTTCTCCTTGAGTTGATTCAGAACTACTTTGTGAATCTGACGTTGAAGTAGTAGATTCAGTTTGTTGCGTAGCTTGAGTTACTTGTGGTGCTGGACTTTGACTTACAGCTTCAGTAAAGTCAACATCTATTTCATATTCGTTATCTTTATATTTAAATTTTTTCACATCATTTTGTTTGATTAATTTGATAACTTGTTCAATATTTTCAAAGTTCATTATTATTCTCCTTTTAATAAATTATTAATACGTGTTGACGTACGTCGCATTTGATTTATATCAAAAGTTGGCATCTCAACTACTTGCTTAATTCTTTCTTGGAATGATTTTTCCTTTTGTTCTAAACTTTCTATCGCAGATTCTACTGTAGACCACTCAAAATGAATTGTTTCACCTGGTTTTTTCTGAGCTAAAACAGAAAGATCTGCTGCACATACAGTTGCGATTTTAGTATACCCACCTACTGTTTGTTTATCATTAAGGAGGATAATCGGATTACCATCATTCGGTACTTGGATGCTACCTAAAGCTACAGGTTCTGAAATAATATCTGCTTTCTCTTCAGGAGAAATATTTTCACCTTGTAATCGATAGCCCATTCGGTCTGATTTTTCAGAAATCTTATATTCATTTGAAACTAAAATTTCTTGAGCTTCTTGAGAAAACGCATCAATTTGAGAACCTTCAATGATTCTAATTGTATTTTGTTCAAAGTCTTGATGATCTATATTTAAACTGTAAGCAACGTGTGAAGTAAGATCTTCTATTGTTTTACAAGGGATAATATCATTAGGTTTTAACACACGGCCTTGTAAACCACCCATTTGACTTCGCGTATGAGTTGAATAACTTTCAGCTACAAGTGGTAAATCCAAGGGTTTCTCGAATAGTACATAGCCACGTGCACCCGTCACGGCTTGGCCAAGTTTAAGTACATCACCTTGTTCAACTGAATAAACTGTCTGATTACTCACTGATTCATCATTTAATTTGGCATCAAATAGTGCACCTGTGATAACAAAAGCATTATCTTCTAAAAATTGAATCTCAGGCCCTATCACGGTACATTCAATCGCAGGTCCTTCATTATTGATTAATGCTTGACCTAATCTAAATGCATATGAATCTAACACACCCGCAGTTGAAAAACCTTGATCTTGATAACCTATTCTGCCCAAGTCTTGAATCGTACTAAATAAACCTGGTTTTAATATTTTAATGCTCATATTGAACTTTCACCCACTTTTCAATATTAAAATCTGATTGTTTCATTTCATCGAGAATTTGTTCATATGTCGCTTCATCGATTGCATAGAATTTCAAATAATCACCGGGTTCATATAAACACATAGGGTTTCGATTCAAATCAAATACTTTAATTGGCGTACGCCCAATAATCTGCCAACCGCCTGGTGACTCTGTAGGGTATAAACCTGTTTGATTATTAGCGATACCAACTGAACCAGCATCAATGCGTGTTCTTGGTTCTGTTCTACGTGGCGTATGTAATGCTTCATCAAGTCCACCTAAAAAAGGAAAACCAGGCATAAATCCTAACATATAGATTAAATAAGCATTCTTTGTATGTTTGGAAATAACTTCATCAACAGTAATATCATTATAGTTCGCAACTTCCTCAATATCTTGACCATATTGTCCCCCGTAAACAACTGGTAGATTGATAACTCGTGTGCGACTATCAGTCATTGACAGTTGTGACTCATCTAGTTGATCTAGCTGTAAATCGTCAATAACTTGTTTAACGTTCTGTTGAGTAATATCAACATTGACCATAATAGCACGGTATGATGGTATAACTTCAACTATAGCGTCATGTTGTTGATCTTTTATGTATTGTTCAACTTGTTGTACTTTTTGGAACGTTTGACGATCGATTTGGTTATTAAAATAAATCATAAACGTCTGTTCATTTATCAACTTATATTCCAAAATAATACTCCCCTTTACCATAAAATAAAAATTTAACTTAGATTATACTCATTAACGCGTAATACTACTATTGTACCATCTACGTACAAATCTTGCTTAATTAATGATATAAATTATAAGTAATCACTGCCAACAATTTTGTTAAAATAAATTTTGCAAATACACAAGGATAAATTATGTATAGATATATTTATAATTTACCAAAAACCAGTCAATAAGTATATAAAATATTATGTAATCGTTTACATTTTTTGTGTAAATGTATGAAAATTGCAGATGATTCGTACACAAAAAGATGATTTCTATTATAAAAATACATATAGAAATCATCATTTATGGGTACTTTTGCAATTTAAAGTTCATTACAAATGAATTATAATTAAGTTTATTATTTTATATTAACAATTTTAACATTCATTTCATCACCATTTGGTAGTGGTACACGTACTTCTTCGTTTAATTTCTTACCGATAAGGCTTTGTGCCATAGGTGATTCGTTTGAAATCTTACCTTTAAATGCATCTGACTCAGCTGAACCTACGATTTGATAACTTTCTTCTTCTTCACCTGGTAGTTCAACAAATGTTACTGTTTTGCCGATTTGTACTTGGTTATTATCACCATTATCTTCAATGATTAATGCATTACGTAACATATGTTCTACACGTTGAATATCTTGTTCAATAAATCCTTGTTCGTCTTTTGCTGCATCGTATTCGGAGTTCTCTGAAAGGTCACCAAATGAACGAGCAACTTTGATTTTTTCAACGACTTCTGGTCGTTTAACAGTCTTTAATTCTTCTAATTCTTGTTCAAGTTTTTCGAATCCTTCTTGAGTCATAGGATATTGTTTTTGGTTTTCCATATTGTCATCTTCCTTTACATATATACTATTGTTTACTCACTAACGTTTGAATCTTTGTTGTCATTATGTCGATAGCCACTTTGTTGCTTCCGCCTTCAGGGATAATAATATCCGCATACTTTTTCGTTGGCTCGATAAACTGATTGTGCATTGGTCTAACAACATTCAAGTATTGGTTAATAACTGAATCCATTGTACGACCACGCTCTTCTGTATCTCTCATTAATCTACGAAGAATACGTAAATCTGCATCTGTATCGACATAAATTTTAACATCCATTAAATCTCTTAATGTTTTATTTT comes from the Staphylococcus hsinchuensis genome and includes:
- a CDS encoding GNAT family N-acetyltransferase, translating into MSNYENVLKAFKKADIIVYTRNEEIIGFCGLVDNYIAGMFVEKNERNQGIGDKLIKYLQTEKDNLSLKVYQQNKKAIKFYKHHNFKIKEETKDETQNKEYIMYWNK
- a CDS encoding NRAMP family divalent metal transporter, encoding MGEKQIPKENDAKFTKNHRRLLLGSVFLMATSAIGPAFLTQTAVFTEQFASSFAFAILLSILIDIGAQINIWRVLVVTGKRGQEVANDVVKGLGTVISVLIAIGGLAFNIGNIAGAGLGLQAIFGIDVKIGAAITAILSIAIFMSKSGQKIMDVVTMFLGILMIVVIAFVMVKAQPPYLEAAQHLVLPEKPLALVLPIITLVGGTVGGYITFAGAHRILDSGIEGKSFLPFVNKAAVSGILTTGVLRALLFLAVLGVVTTGAALNADNPPASVFEHVLGPIGRNIFGIVLFAAAMSSVIGSAYTSATFLKTMTKSLNNRTNLIVIAFIVISTLVFLFIGKPVTLLIVAGALNGLILPVTLGTILIASKRRSIVGDYKHPTWMLVAGIIAVIITIFTGVFSLQELGQLFGK
- the pxpA gene encoding 5-oxoprolinase subunit PxpA: MQIDLNCDLGEAFGNYSFGGDAQIIPHITSANIACGFHAGDPDVMNETIKHAKEHGIGIGAHPGLPDIQGFGRRKMDLSPQEVYDIVVYQLGALNGFCRIHDVKLNHVKPHGALYQMGARDAAIAKAIAQAVYDFDSSLIYVGLSNTLLISEAKAVGLTTASEVFADRRYEDDGQLVSRKESDAVITDTEQAIEQVVMMVKSQKVVSKNNKKIDIEADTICVHGDGAHAVEFVSQIKERLTKEGISISKLGG
- a CDS encoding acetyl-CoA carboxylase biotin carboxylase subunit, translating into MYRCLIANRGEIAVRIIRACRELNIETVAVYAKGDESSLHVSLADQAICIGEANPLDSYLNQDRIISAADITGANAIHPGYGFLSESSSFAQKVEENDIHFIGPTKKTMELMGDKITARQTVDNAGVPIIPGSTNDVKSVEEVKELAEEIGYPLVLKAASGGGGKGIRIVKSEDELAKSFKEAKSEGKKYFDDDRVYVEAFIPVAKHVEVQVIGDGKDNYIHLGERDCSVQRKNQKLIEESPCAAISDEMRESMCNDAVKVARASNYRSAGTIEYLVTDDAYYFIEMNARIQVEHTVTEMRSNRDLLKAQLYLLQNGELPFSQEDIIFDGHVIEARINAENPQRQFQPSPGKVKALHLPQGHNVRVDSLLYQGYMVSPNYDSLVAKVIVKSEDRQLAINKLKVTLDEMVIDGFTTTADFLYAVLSFPLYADGDAKDVDIKFLDKHQIIKEES
- a CDS encoding biotin-dependent carboxyltransferase family protein, whose product is MSIKILKPGLFSTIQDLGRIGYQDQGFSTAGVLDSYAFRLGQALINNEGPAIECTVIGPEIQFLEDNAFVITGALFDAKLNDESVSNQTVYSVEQGDVLKLGQAVTGARGYVLFEKPLDLPLVAESYSTHTRSQMGGLQGRVLKPNDIIPCKTIEDLTSHVAYSLNIDHQDFEQNTIRIIEGSQIDAFSQEAQEILVSNEYKISEKSDRMGYRLQGENISPEEKADIISEPVALGSIQVPNDGNPIILLNDKQTVGGYTKIATVCAADLSVLAQKKPGETIHFEWSTVESAIESLEQKEKSFQERIKQVVEMPTFDINQMRRTSTRINNLLKGE
- the pxpB gene encoding 5-oxoprolinase subunit PxpB, encoding MEYKLINEQTFMIYFNNQIDRQTFQKVQQVEQYIKDQQHDAIVEVIPSYRAIMVNVDITQQNVKQVIDDLQLDQLDESQLSMTDSRTRVINLPVVYGGQYGQDIEEVANYNDITVDEVISKHTKNAYLIYMLGFMPGFPFLGGLDEALHTPRRTEPRTRIDAGSVGIANNQTGLYPTESPGGWQIIGRTPIKVFDLNRNPMCLYEPGDYLKFYAIDEATYEQILDEMKQSDFNIEKWVKVQYEH
- the greA gene encoding transcription elongation factor GreA, with the translated sequence MENQKQYPMTQEGFEKLEQELEELKTVKRPEVVEKIKVARSFGDLSENSEYDAAKDEQGFIEQDIQRVEHMLRNALIIEDNGDNNQVQIGKTVTFVELPGEEEESYQIVGSAESDAFKGKISNESPMAQSLIGKKLNEEVRVPLPNGDEMNVKIVNIK